One Lodderomyces beijingensis strain CBS 14171 genome assembly, chromosome: 5 DNA segment encodes these proteins:
- a CDS encoding mitochondrial 54S ribosomal protein bL31m has translation MKQFIQVRYRSVSMAGEVHLSSRRVMRKIQQGRARPAIFYQFDSLVELSDGSVISRRSPAPKDEIRMINDQRNSVLWNPHRADLDTLDLTATGKIGKFKARFGQFGGEQHEGDEKLFSLMAENAEEITTGKLYDKRADYKRLK, from the coding sequence ATGAAACAGTTCATACAGGTCAGGTACAGGTCGGTGTCAATGGCCGGAGAGGTCCACTTGTCCTCCCGCAGAGTGATGCGCAAGATCCAGCAAGGCCGGGCCAGGCCCGCTATATTCTACCAGTTCGACTCCCTAGTAGAGCTCAGCGATGGCTCGGTCATTTCGAGGAGGTCGCCCGCACCCAAGGATGAAATCCGGATGATCAACGATCAAAGAAACAGCGTGCTTTGGAACCCGCACAGGGCCGACTTGGAcacgttggacttgactgccacgggcaagattggcaagttcaaagccCGGTTTGGCCAGTTTGGTGGGGAGCAACACGAGGGAGACGAGAAATTGTTCAGCTTGATGGCGGAGAATGCCGAGGAGATCACCACTGGGAAGTTGTATGATAAGAGAGCAGACTACAAGCGGTTGAAATAG